Genomic DNA from Schistosoma haematobium chromosome 1, whole genome shotgun sequence:
AAGTAAACGTTGTCGGTCGCTCTGGTTATGGAACATAGATAACAGTATAAATGGGAGAGTTGTTTTCTGCAAGACTAAAATTAAATCAGAAATCATAATAAATTAGAAAACTCGGTTTAATAAAAAAATCGGAAATATACAAGTAGGCCAGTTTAATccacaaataacaaaatatgtTCACAATTTCAGCTTATACCTCTGTAAGAAAGCACTGTAACTGTGAATTTACCTGTTACTAAGAGTGACTTTGTTATAGGCAAACTTACATGTAGGTGGTTGTTCACAATCTGCTGCTACAACACAATTCAATCCAAGACTACATAAAGCTCCTTTCAAAAGTCCTGAAGGGAACGCCAGAtactaaaaacaaaataaaagtattCATATGTTTACCTTTGGGATTTCTGATATGCCTTCTGGGATACTTTCGAATTTCACTAAAGGCTGAAAATCATTAACAATCAGAACGTAAACATCCTATTCAATTTATAAGTAAGAACGTCACCATACTTGGTAATTGGTTTTAAGCGTATCAACTTGTTTGTGGTATACGGATGACCAAAATTCTGTGCATACATATTTAACAATATCTAATTCATTGATAAACCTGGCATGATCTTTTGTAGCTCTTAATGTGAAAGGTTAGAAAACAAATACACAAACTTTTCGATTAACTTTTCGCTTACGTTTACACCAAGGGATTCAAGAAAACGAATATCCGAATCCTAGAGTTTTCAAATATCAGAGGAATGGAAATTATCAGAAAAAACAGTACATCACTTGAAACGGaatttgaatatttgattatttcaatCATCAGCGCATCGAATGCATCAAAGGATGGTACATTTGCATTTTTCATTTGTCTTGGGTAGGAGCTATATGATTTTTCGTACTGACAGATTTTAGTAGTATTTCTAAATAAATCAACAAGAAAATTAGGCGAGTAATATGATGACACAGATTAAACGATCAAATTGATCACACTGTTATCACTTTATCAAAATCCTCCTTACCCAAAATGTCAACCTTTTTTATGAAGAACGGTGTCAGGTTCTATAAGTGTCAAGAGTCAAGGTACTTTAATACCTATTACAATATAAGCTAGTTTACACAAATAAAGGAAACCATTTACATCACACCAGGTTGCTGAGAAAGTTTAACAAATTTAACTCCGACACTACAACTGAAGAACTCAGAAAACCGACAACACTAAACAAGTTAGCAAAGAAAGATGCAGAATAGTAGTCAGTAGTAACTAAAGTAGATTCTGGTTACGAGACCAAATCAGTACAATATAAAGTGAATAAGAtgaataaacttaaagtgggatcccgtttttctcatcgagtagtaaatcattggaacgccttacccgaacaagtggtatcagccccatcagtgaatactttcaaggaaaagctggaccttcactggaaagcaatgtgtcaggattaacacaggttcatcaacctactatccttattactgaagtcTGAATATCAAAACTCGGAACACTAGTGGTAGAACTGGGAGTTATACAAACTGAACGTTGAGAAAGAATAAAAAAGTATGTGTGGAGATACACTGGGACTCAAGATCTAGAGAAAAATAGAAAGTGAATCTGCGTCATTACAACTTATTCTGAATCATGACAACTAGCAAGTTCTTAAGGATTTGAAAGGCGAAAAACGGGACAAGCTATATGTAATTCTAGTTCGGTAACCAAACATACCTAGACCATGAGGCCGACAGCAATAACATTTCCGAACACCCAGTCCTGAACTCAAGACAGTTGACTTGTATGTTTAAGCTAAGGAAATGATTTTTGAAGGCATCTGGAAATAAGTACATATGTACATCTTCGTAATACTCACACCCCTCAGGGGaaaatcaaaaatatattgGTGCACTGAATACTTATCACTTAAGTGACACTTCAAAACTTTTCTTGTTTAAATAATGCTTTCCAATAAGTCTTGAGCAAGCTTTGAGTATTCGTATTGCTCTGTTATAAGACAAACCAGTAAGAACTGATTTCCAATTACACAATAGGGAAATAAAGGCGGACTTTGAGGAAATACGGGCAACACCAGCTTAGGGAATTCGGTTCTAATCCAGGtagaaatataataatttacacCTCAACACCATAGTAGTTGCCAAAATGTTCGCATTCCATCTAAATGTTCACCGAATTATCTAAATTCCGCCCAAATTTACGCCAAACTGTCTAACATCCAATCTGTAGGTTGAATTTTTTAACTGCTTATTCATAAACAACGCGTCGGTAAATTAGCGTTTCACTGACTCACAGACGTTGTGTGACCTGTCTATACCTTCGGAAAAATAGTGTCATATCACTTGTAAATACTAAAATATTGTTGATTTGTAAACAAGCGCGGGGAGAAATGCAAGAGGAAACACAGTTATTTGGGACACGGATAGTAAACAACATGACCTACACAAGTAGCACCAATGTCGAGTCAATAACCAATATTTTTGAGTGAGCTCgtataaacaaaatgatttcTCCACGCCTGTAACTTGACAGTAGAGTACAACTTCAGGTCTGTAGTTACCTTTTAAAGGAATGGTTTGCTTAATCGAGTGAGATAGTCTAAGAATGAGTAAGAATAGGTAAGAGGACCGATGATAGCGTTGAACCCCGACTATAGAGATACCTTAAGGTAATCCTATAGTCAGTGAAGCAATGTGATCTGTTAAGTAGCGCTTGTAGTCACAACAATACCGAATTTCGAGTAAGGCCTCATATATCTtttgaatatataataaaaatgagGTCGGCACTAGCTGGGCCAGAAACCCGTCGACataatggttcaaatggttcataTGGTTGTGAACGGAATacaagaagctttcgcttaacgagcttccgtgtctagtagcagttgATCACCAATActtccaggcaggaacctaggtatattaacgataacacaggaaaaaaagaaattggttaATTATAGTAAGATATTGTCCGTAGTTCTTAAGAACCCtcaggtcacctctaagacgcctgtaCATTAATGGGTAAAGATTCAGCCATTGAAGGCGCTTGAATTTAAGTCCCCGAAATGATTttgtggctcgccgttggatacgctccagagggttgttatccttttggagtgagggaggaaatactatgtttccgtattCTAAATTGAGACGAATAagactgttgaagattatgtagAAAGTGCCTCCTTCTAACTGGCCCAAAATGAGCTTCAGCGTTAGTAGTGCAAAATTTTTTTCGGGAAGCATTTTTGTCATGGTTAGCGTAAGAACATAGTACACCAACATTCCCTGATATTTTTCGTCTTGGAATACTTCCAGAGAgattcctaagttgtaactgtagtctgcaacatgtctcagatggactactttacacgtTGAAGTATTAAAGGCAAGTCCGTCGTCATCTGCTCAACTTCTCCTGAAGTGCCAGTTTATCCTCTTGGTTGAGTACCTCTCTCGAAAGTTTCACACCATCAGCAAAAAGAAATAAGTCAGACGATACCTGTTATGGAAGATCACTTAcataaatcaagaaaagaagagttCTTAGTACTGAACCCTGGAAGACCCCACCATGACTTTCGATAGCCTGAGAGAAAAGGAAGTTAAAcgtgaccttaaaatgtcgatcttctagatatgaagtgagccaatcaatTAAAGATGATTTGATACCTGGTCGTTTAAGcatattgataagacatatatggaTAACCCCATCAAAGGCTCTTTAGAAGTCGAGGTGAATGAAGTCAAACTTCCTCTTGAGACAAGGGATGGTTGTCCATTTGTCTACCTTGGTCGGCGGGGTGGTTATACAAAAACAACACaacctgaaaccatgctgtgaAGGTGAAAAGAAGTTTAAGGACGATGAATAGTCGTGTATACAGTCATATATCAGGGACCCCATTACTTTAGAAGGTATGAAGAGAAGAGCCACTGGTCAGCAGCTTGAAGTTTCACTGCATCAACCTCTTTTGAAacttggtgtgatgtgagccagcttccaaaTTTCCGATAAcgtgcctcggcttagcgagtgtgataACACCACGCGTTACCAGGATTGAAGCTGCTTTGCTCAGTATAGtagaatgaaccatatccggacCAAGAGAATTATCTTTTCTAGGTGCTGCAGTTTTCGGTACATAAAGTCAGTGCTCAGGTTCAATTCGGAAAGTCCCGTGCAGTCAcagatgaagctttcatcaaTATGGTTAatgtgggtcggttgaaatgtccgaaAGTACTGTTCAGCCAGAAGGTCGGCGGCGTTACCACCGTTGTTGGTCGGGAAGTTAGGGCCTAGTAGTTGGGAAACTTCAGTTTGGGCTtgtcgaagagaggctgcacGACGGAATAAGCTTCTGGAATTGGAGACAAACTTATCGATAAGCTGTATCTgatactgaagcctgtcttctcttactACATTTGTGCATGTGTTCCTTACTAGTCTAAGttgcctgtacgctccgttGTCACCAGTTCGTTTGTGTTCCGTACAACAGTGTCTTTTGCGGGTTTGCAAATGAAGAGTGCGGTTCTTGATGACTGTAGGTTGCTTGTAGATTTTGGGAACCATTTGAAGAACAGACTGCTATGTAGCATATAAGATCACATGCAGTAAGAAACCCTAATGAGCATCCACATCAAGTTGATGGTGAGTTTCCCAATCCACTTGTTGTAGATTGTCCTGTAAAGCTGACACATTTGACCGTTCGAAATTCCAGCGCCTGTCGTTGGAGAGATGTGTTAGCTCAGTTTGGCTgataaaactgaaggctatgacggtgTGATCATTGTTCCCCAGGGGAGCTATCATTGAGGGGTTTTCAATTTGGAGTTCATCGTTTGTAAGTACACAGTCCAATTGCGACGGCTTCTGACTGTTTCTTCAATGAGTTGTcgacctcacattttcgaaTAATCCCAGATTgtcaatgaggttgaagaaccgagatTCTATAGAATTTTCACACCCAATATACGTATGTTCCGTGAAATTGACTTTAGCAATTTTGAAGTCCCCTAGAACCAGTCAGTTGTTTGTGTATCTGGCTGAGTAGGTGTATGAATACAGTTCTGTTCTTGTAAAATCTCGCGCCACCTGTAGCTGGAAATGTTCATGGCTGTGTTCGGTCATCATTGTCTTCGAACGATAGTTTACATCTGACGGTGATGTTTTATGATAGCCTTCTCAATGGCATCTTTGTGGTTCATTATTTGCGGATTCTTGAATTAAGTGAGAAAAGCAAAGAAGTGGTCAGCTCATGAAATTGCGCCATGACGAAGGGAATAGATGTATAAGGCTACTATATGTTCACGACTCTCTGAATAGCGTTTTGAAGACTGCGGAACTCAGTGTGGCTCGATACGTTATTCGACTTTGCTAAAAAAGGGCATGTGGCAGGGACTATTACATATTCAATAAAGCAAAGTGAACCATCTTAACTAACAGAAGTTTATCCTGGTTGTATTTTTGATTAGAAtgtgtattttattaaatattgattttgtctatttattttttGATCATATGGGTATTTCCTTTTATGGTTATTTCACAATATTATCATTTCGTTTGTATGAGGAGTTCTTTCAATGCTCATTccatgaataaattttatttcaagttGACTATAGCTGTTATATTGCTACTCTCTGTTTTTACTTTCCAACCATTTCAGCCAGAACAAGCTAGTTTAAAAGCAAAGCAACTTTTTCAAATTACTAAAGGACGCCGAACTATTGTGGACTCTTCGTTACCTTCCGGAGATGATactttgtagaattatggtctaatATGTTATTAGTaatgctctaataatagacctaatcctaaaattgtagatttgtcatgatataactgcctaatctataagatcctacgtggaagttacatcatcgtctacaccaactcattgcaTCATAACAATTatcaatacatgatggagaacaagcttaggctagagataggacaatatatttaatatggttaaaagatataagataacattcagtAGGGACCACGcttgcatggccgagccatgccattcgatcaactccaattcattcttcccgcctactccatcgttaggtatttctccgcgttaaatattgaatatctatttttcgagttgtctcatgttcaactttgaggattgtgtggttatggtccaatgccactacactactctcccaccagaatcaacgtgatgttggttcgataccgaattggatgggattgtCGTGCACCGAAGTTTACCAAGACTAGTAAGCATCCCCGCGTaatggtaagctgaaagataaatcaaaaggaaggcggcagcatctggtcggaaaatacatgtaataatcttaaaatatctgccttcatgcttaaaacgcttgaaatgaaaatttgggtgaagattatttgagctataaaaaatggggttacaataacaataataataataaaacgatgcgtgttaatagccgttggttagtaacttaacgtataggtagtgggtattttgtgtttagaaatattaaaagcaatcaatattgtagaaatgttaatattggtgttagttttggtttaaattattgttgggtcggcttccggagaacttcaattGAGCCTACAGAGGCCcaaaaaggagccgaagggccTAGCCAATCCgagtatgatggaacgttcgagaattccagcgtggcgtgctaccattggtcggtagcataatatgacgttaacggattggctgaaatatgatgttaaTTTAACAGACgtcaacatctataaatacccttgattttctgtactagaatgaaccttgggataaagtgtattctctcatacttgtgtcttctttctggagttcaagtcgctgtgtagttctagtctGCGGGTTACGGGAATAGCTTAGGATTCGcatatagcgttcaacctacacgacttatcaattataaaatcaaataacgTTAATGCTAGTAAGTTGTCCATGAGTTCATTTTCAATTGCatttgtattagtaggctaactgaaggaacaaaaaaattaccgtggagaagaattccaactagtgttccagtttgtttgatacggtttatttagttacggggagattttctcaacctcatttttaattgaccgtgatagaacttagtaatactactaatacacatgaatggttaacaaaacaaaatttaaatacgtgagtgataattatatgagttttggacagatagctaagaaaaaatcgttaaacatgagtgtattcgtaagagacatgctctagactcaatgttctgatctgcggcagactatttatttatatttatacttgccggctgacagtgcatacaagttagttgcaagtatgcagtttatcataaggcggaatacgatttaattgagatatagtgattataagttattgaaatcagttaagtctATATGCTACATTACTAGGTGACGTGCTGCAAGACGTATtcagctaaataagtttttacaagatgattaatagtgagtgatgctcatgtgattatcagggagaacttaagttgtaaccagggggagtacgCTCCCAACTCAtatctatgataatggcttgaaccttagtcagtgttggggtaaattcgacattgatgttttcagtttgcaggagatttgctcgactgcttatactgattatttgcactcatgattgtgtcgctaaaccaccaattagactgacaaggtttcgagatatttactgaatgagcaactgatagagaaacatactgtaatcatctggaGTGAATGGAGATATTGAGAAAAAactatttaatgataattataagtcaatttgctgactgattttgttaatagtttcattaatattatcaatcatattacgtgattgtcaagtcatgacaatgctttgtgacaatatcctgaaactattatgtttaactagttatagtgttgattgaggataagtcagtggaaaaataggtattgttgctttaggtgattcgaaattaacAGAAATTTCTAGCGTTAAAGAATCAGAGCTGCcttattatattataaatttcaatgcggaatattcgtttagtgttaattctagtaggctaggGAGTTTTGGTTttaaaacgtttgtttagccaccAGCTACCTGgcgatttagttattttactagtgcagttgatagtatctaaattttcaatcttattatctaaactgtgttcgcattttaggctgctaatatgataaaccaatccataaacctaAATAAGATTAGCAACAACGATTATGATgggtttattaataaatgttaagggcgattcagatgattaagttaagactgcttgtgaaacttcaggcaggaatatgacgcgttgtAAACactccataagaagttactgcatttagcctagggacacttacaaatatatggcaaaagcaaccggaaaacatatacatgttaagtaaaaaaaatcattaggTAAATTAGTTGAACTTgtctgggttatttttgaaaattagattattcagtggacaaCACATACAACGCCACTCGTGaatagtaatgatccaaaagcccgggaaagaataatggagaacagtaaagaataataagcaatatgcaagaattgacaaattgtgagagtaaatgacgagtaattccaagagcatgcaatctctttatgtagtaggtcagacggaaaaccttcttcgataacgataaaatgtgggaagaccaagacagatcagaggaaaaggtgacaccaagataattgaccttcgacactgagtttatcagagtctccgatgg
This window encodes:
- the RAB1A_2 gene encoding Ras- protein Rab-1A (EggNog:ENOG410V8S0~COG:U) — its product is MYLFPDAFKNHFLSLNIQVNCLEFRTGCSEMLLLSASWSRNTTKICQYEKSYSSYPRQMKNANVPSFDAFDALMIEIIKYSNSVSSDDSDIRFLESLGVNVSEKLIEKATKDHARFINELDIVKYVCTEFWSSVYHKQVDTLKTNYQDVYVLIVNDFQPLVKFESIPEGISEIPKYLAFPSGLLKGALCSLGLNCVVAADCEQPPTCKFTVTVLSYRGIS